In Nostoc sp. GT001, a genomic segment contains:
- a CDS encoding P-II family nitrogen regulator has translation MKKVEAIIRPFKLDEVKIALVNAGIVGMTVSEVRGFGRQKGQTERYRGSEYTVEFLQKLKVEIVVDDNQVDMVVDKIIAAARTGEIGDGKIFISPVEQVIRIRTGEKNTEAV, from the coding sequence ATGAAAAAAGTAGAAGCTATTATCCGCCCATTTAAGTTAGATGAAGTGAAAATTGCTTTAGTTAACGCTGGTATTGTTGGCATGACTGTTTCTGAAGTCCGGGGGTTCGGACGGCAGAAAGGTCAAACTGAACGGTATCGTGGTTCTGAGTACACCGTTGAGTTTCTGCAAAAACTCAAAGTGGAAATCGTAGTTGACGACAATCAGGTTGATATGGTGGTAGACAAAATTATTGCTGCTGCCCGCACTGGTGAAATCGGCGATGGTAAAATTTTCATCTCGCCTGTTGAGCAAGTGATTCGGATTCGCACTGGCGAAAAGAACACAGAAGCAGTTTAA
- a CDS encoding S8 family peptidase, translated as MRKLILLCLFVIGLGTAIFGFLNFQGLAAKGEFETILLDFREDIPSSVVEQDLQAIAKQYNVTPQLDNKFSKKDNVYIIKGDRQRLQELKKSQFAQATEFIEPNYIYNKIPQPGEAAWLGEFLRPQEDEEASPSLTGPNDQYYSKQWNLHKIGVEGAWSQTKGSGITVAVIDTGITKVRDLYETKFVKGYDFVNDREEATDDNGHGTHVAGTIAQATNNKYGVAGIAYEASLMPLKVLSSYGGGTVADIAEAIKFAADKGADVINMSLGGGGESQLMKQAIEYAHRKGVVIIAAAGNENANGASYPARYPYVIGVSAIGPDGERAPYSNFGAGVDISAPGGSEAGKILQETIDEKGEGVFLGFQGTSMAAPHVAGVAALVKAAGIKEPDEVLKVLKQSARVIQDDGLNYYGAGQLNAEAAVKLAFGGQISFPDFFRWLRDNGYLNPGFWIDGGAVALLPKVLMVVGSYLLAWFLRVYFPFTWSWSLSSGLIASSSGLFFLKGIYIFDLPQWPFRVLGSSIPELGNTLQGTDALNPVFASVLIPIVLMALLLGHPSWKWFAIGSTLGVAACLTTSAFFEPTVWGLGSGNLARLFLIANALVCYGLVRLALKNEEKIA; from the coding sequence ATGAGAAAACTTATATTATTGTGCTTGTTTGTCATTGGGCTGGGAACTGCCATATTTGGTTTCCTGAATTTTCAGGGATTGGCAGCTAAAGGAGAGTTTGAGACGATTTTGCTTGATTTTCGGGAAGATATTCCATCATCTGTGGTGGAACAAGATTTGCAAGCGATCGCCAAACAATACAACGTTACACCCCAATTAGACAACAAGTTTTCCAAAAAAGATAATGTGTATATTATCAAGGGCGATCGCCAACGACTCCAAGAACTGAAAAAATCTCAGTTCGCCCAAGCTACAGAATTCATTGAACCAAACTATATCTACAACAAGATTCCCCAACCAGGTGAAGCCGCTTGGCTAGGTGAATTTTTGCGACCCCAAGAAGATGAAGAAGCAAGTCCTTCATTAACTGGCCCTAATGACCAATATTACAGCAAGCAGTGGAACTTGCACAAAATCGGTGTTGAAGGTGCATGGAGTCAAACCAAAGGCAGTGGAATCACAGTCGCAGTTATTGACACCGGAATTACCAAAGTTCGTGACTTGTATGAGACAAAATTCGTCAAGGGCTATGATTTTGTTAACGACCGAGAAGAAGCCACAGACGATAATGGTCACGGTACCCATGTTGCCGGAACTATTGCTCAAGCCACAAATAACAAGTATGGCGTCGCTGGAATTGCTTACGAAGCCAGTCTGATGCCGCTGAAGGTACTCAGTTCTTATGGCGGTGGTACCGTTGCCGATATTGCCGAAGCGATTAAATTTGCTGCTGATAAAGGCGCAGATGTGATTAATATGAGCTTGGGTGGTGGCGGTGAAAGCCAGTTGATGAAACAAGCGATCGAGTATGCCCATAGAAAAGGTGTTGTTATTATTGCCGCAGCCGGCAATGAAAACGCCAATGGGGCAAGCTATCCAGCCCGCTATCCTTACGTCATCGGCGTTTCCGCAATTGGCCCAGATGGCGAAAGAGCGCCCTATTCTAACTTTGGTGCAGGGGTAGATATCTCTGCTCCAGGTGGTAGTGAAGCTGGTAAGATTCTCCAAGAAACTATCGACGAAAAGGGCGAAGGGGTATTTCTGGGCTTCCAGGGTACAAGCATGGCTGCTCCCCACGTTGCTGGTGTTGCGGCATTAGTCAAAGCTGCTGGTATCAAAGAACCAGATGAAGTTTTAAAAGTCCTCAAACAGTCAGCACGAGTCATTCAGGATGATGGTTTGAACTATTATGGCGCTGGACAACTCAATGCAGAAGCAGCAGTCAAACTAGCCTTTGGGGGGCAAATCAGTTTTCCAGATTTCTTCCGGTGGTTACGGGATAACGGCTATCTAAACCCCGGCTTTTGGATAGATGGTGGTGCAGTAGCACTGTTACCCAAGGTTTTAATGGTAGTTGGTTCCTATCTGCTGGCTTGGTTTTTACGCGTTTACTTCCCCTTCACTTGGAGTTGGTCTTTATCTAGTGGACTAATTGCTAGCAGTTCTGGGTTATTCTTCCTCAAGGGAATCTATATTTTTGATCTTCCTCAATGGCCTTTCCGGGTTTTGGGCAGTTCAATTCCCGAATTAGGCAATACTCTCCAGGGAACTGATGCGTTGAATCCCGTATTTGCCAGCGTATTGATTCCCATTGTGTTGATGGCATTGCTGCTGGGACATCCTAGTTGGAAATGGTTTGCCATTGGTTCAACTTTAGGTGTAGCCGCGTGCTTAACTACAAGTGCCTTTTTCGAGCCGACAGTTTGGGGATTGGGAAGTGGTAACTTAGCACGCCTCTTCCTCATTGCTAATGCCCTAGTCTGTTATGGACTTGTTCGTTTAGCATTGAAAAACGAAGAGAAAATTGCGTAA
- the thiD gene encoding bifunctional hydroxymethylpyrimidine kinase/phosphomethylpyrimidine kinase produces MNTEINSRIPVALTIAGSDSGGGAGIQADLRTFAFHCVHGTSAITCVTAQNTLGVKRVDAMPTEAVVAQIQAVVEDIGVQAAKTGMLLNQEIIFAVAQQVEALQINNLVVDPVMVSRTGAQLIDDDAVKTLCHALIPKAVMITPNRYEAQILSGLQINSLEDMQAAAEIIHKTLKTKVVLVKGGGMQGDLRGVDIWFDGDKLEVLTCQQVETKNTHGTGCTLSAAIAANLAKGKDLWHAVQQAKEYVTTALTHALDIGEGQGPVGHFFPLWGLGTRD; encoded by the coding sequence ATGAACACTGAAATAAACTCCAGAATACCTGTTGCTTTAACCATTGCTGGTTCAGATAGCGGTGGTGGTGCCGGAATTCAAGCTGATTTACGTACCTTTGCTTTTCACTGTGTCCACGGTACTAGTGCTATAACCTGCGTCACGGCACAAAACACTCTAGGAGTGAAGAGGGTTGATGCTATGCCAACAGAGGCTGTTGTGGCGCAAATTCAGGCAGTAGTTGAGGATATTGGCGTACAAGCTGCCAAAACTGGAATGTTGCTCAATCAGGAAATTATTTTTGCTGTTGCCCAGCAAGTGGAAGCTTTACAAATCAATAATTTAGTAGTTGATCCAGTAATGGTGTCACGCACGGGAGCACAATTGATTGATGATGATGCTGTAAAGACTTTATGCCATGCCTTGATTCCCAAAGCGGTGATGATTACACCCAATCGTTATGAAGCCCAGATTTTGAGCGGTTTACAAATTAATTCTTTAGAGGATATGCAAGCCGCTGCTGAAATTATTCACAAGACTTTAAAGACAAAGGTTGTTTTAGTCAAAGGTGGAGGTATGCAGGGAGATTTGCGTGGTGTTGATATCTGGTTTGATGGGGACAAGTTGGAAGTTTTGACTTGCCAGCAAGTAGAAACAAAAAATACCCACGGTACTGGTTGTACACTATCGGCTGCGATCGCTGCTAATCTAGCTAAAGGAAAAGATTTGTGGCACGCAGTGCAACAGGCAAAGGAATATGTGACTACCGCACTCACTCATGCCCTAGATATTGGCGAAGGGCAAGGCCCTGTCGGACACTTCTTCCCATTGTGGGGACTAGGGACTAGGGACTAG
- the rdgB gene encoding RdgB/HAM1 family non-canonical purine NTP pyrophosphatase: MTLLVVATGNPGKLREMQAYLENSGWELTLKPEELEIEETGETFAANACLKASQIAKATGKWAIADDSGLQVDALNGAPGVYSARYAKTDSERIARLLKELGNEVNRQAQFVCAVAIARPDGAIVLESEGICRGEILHAPRGDSGFGYDPIFYVQELQSTFAEMTRELKRSISHRGKAFTALLPQLERIRS; the protein is encoded by the coding sequence ATGACATTACTTGTAGTAGCCACAGGAAATCCAGGTAAGTTGCGGGAAATGCAAGCTTACCTGGAAAATTCTGGTTGGGAATTAACCCTTAAACCTGAAGAATTGGAAATTGAAGAGACGGGCGAAACTTTTGCCGCCAACGCTTGTCTAAAAGCATCACAAATTGCTAAAGCTACGGGAAAATGGGCGATTGCTGATGATTCGGGTTTGCAAGTAGATGCCCTAAATGGCGCACCAGGGGTTTATTCTGCACGTTACGCCAAAACCGACTCAGAACGGATTGCTAGGCTATTGAAAGAATTAGGCAACGAAGTAAATCGACAAGCACAATTTGTTTGTGCAGTAGCGATCGCTCGTCCTGATGGTGCGATCGTATTAGAATCTGAAGGTATTTGTCGCGGCGAAATTCTCCATGCGCCTCGTGGTGACAGTGGTTTCGGCTATGACCCAATTTTTTATGTGCAAGAATTGCAATCGACCTTTGCTGAAATGACACGGGAGTTGAAAAGGTCAATTAGCCATCGAGGCAAGGCTTTTACAGCTTTACTTCCGCAACTAGAGAGAATTAGGAGTTAG
- the recA gene encoding recombinase RecA, with amino-acid sequence MAINTDTSGKQKALTMVLNQIERSFGKGAIMRLGDATRMRVETISSGALTLDLALGGGLPKGRVIEIYGPESSGKTTVALHALAEVQRNGGIAAFVDAEHALDPTYAAALGVDIDNLLISQPDTGESALEIVDQLVRSAAVDIVVIDSVAALVPRAEIEGDMGDTHVGLQARLMSQALRKITGNIGKSGCTVIFINQLRQKIGVTYGSPETTTGGNALKFYASVRLDIRRIQTLKKGTDEYGNRVKVKVAKNKVAPPFRIAEFDIIFGKGISTLGCVVDLAEETGIIIRKGAWYSYNGDNISQGRDNAIKYLEEKPEFAEEIKKLVREKLDKGAVVSANSVAKASEEDEEEEVDLEPEE; translated from the coding sequence ATGGCTATCAACACCGATACTTCCGGCAAGCAAAAAGCACTAACTATGGTGCTAAACCAGATTGAGCGCAGCTTTGGTAAAGGAGCAATCATGCGCCTGGGCGATGCTACCCGGATGCGGGTGGAAACAATTTCTAGTGGAGCGCTTACCCTAGATTTAGCATTGGGTGGTGGTTTACCCAAAGGTCGGGTAATTGAAATTTATGGGCCGGAAAGTTCCGGTAAAACTACAGTAGCGCTACACGCCCTCGCCGAAGTGCAAAGAAATGGCGGTATTGCTGCCTTCGTTGATGCTGAACACGCCCTAGACCCTACTTATGCAGCTGCATTGGGTGTAGATATTGATAATTTGCTGATTTCGCAACCTGACACCGGCGAATCAGCTTTGGAAATTGTCGATCAGCTGGTTCGCTCTGCTGCGGTTGATATTGTAGTCATTGACTCAGTAGCAGCACTGGTTCCCCGCGCTGAAATTGAAGGCGATATGGGTGACACCCATGTTGGACTACAAGCGCGGTTAATGAGCCAAGCCCTACGTAAGATTACTGGGAATATTGGTAAATCTGGTTGTACAGTAATTTTCATCAATCAGTTGCGTCAAAAAATCGGTGTTACTTACGGTAGCCCAGAAACTACTACTGGTGGTAACGCATTGAAATTTTACGCATCGGTACGCTTGGATATTCGTCGGATTCAAACCTTGAAAAAAGGCACAGATGAATATGGTAATCGCGTTAAGGTCAAAGTTGCCAAAAATAAAGTAGCGCCGCCTTTTAGAATAGCGGAATTTGACATTATTTTTGGTAAAGGTATTTCTACCTTGGGTTGTGTTGTTGACTTAGCAGAAGAAACTGGGATTATTATCCGCAAAGGTGCTTGGTATAGTTACAACGGCGATAATATCTCGCAAGGACGAGACAACGCCATTAAGTATCTAGAAGAAAAGCCTGAATTTGCTGAAGAAATTAAGAAACTGGTGCGTGAAAAGTTAGATAAAGGCGCTGTTGTTTCTGCTAACTCTGTAGCTAAAGCCAGTGAAGAAGATGAAGAGGAAGAAGTCGATTTAGAGCCAGAAGAATAA
- a CDS encoding phosphoglucomutase/phosphomannomutase family protein produces MPVVANSIKFGTDGWRGIIGDEFTFERLALVAPVAAKVLYDTYFSTVGSRTIIVGYDRRFMAEDFARAVADTVSAVGFDVLLSESYAPTPAYSWAAKELNALGALVITASHNPGKYLGLKVKGYFGGSVPPEVTKEIEEQLAVGVPLAATPGKQEKFDPWPSYTQALERKVDIAKLREAIASGKLTVFADVMHGAAATGLARLLGNQVKEINSERDPLFGGGAPEPLPKYLSKLFEVIKTHRETDKSGLTVGLVFDGDCDRIAAVDGEANFLSSQVLIPILIDHLTLRRGFTGEIVKTVSGSDLMPLVAALHNLSVFETAVGYKYIADRMLAAKVLLGGEESGGIGYGSHIPERDALLSALYVLEAIVESGLDLGEYYRYLQKQTGFTSSYDRIDLPLASMEVRSRLLQQLQTKPLTEIAGKAVIDCQTIDGYKYRLADKSWLMIRFSGTEPVLRLYCEASTIEQVHQTLAWAKQWAE; encoded by the coding sequence ATGCCAGTTGTAGCTAACTCAATCAAGTTTGGTACAGACGGCTGGCGGGGCATTATTGGTGACGAGTTCACCTTTGAACGCCTAGCCTTGGTCGCACCAGTTGCCGCAAAAGTATTATATGATACATATTTTTCTACAGTGGGTAGCCGGACAATAATTGTCGGTTACGATCGCCGATTCATGGCTGAAGACTTTGCTCGTGCTGTTGCCGATACTGTCAGTGCTGTCGGATTTGATGTGCTATTGAGCGAGAGCTATGCCCCAACCCCAGCTTATAGTTGGGCAGCAAAAGAACTCAATGCTTTAGGGGCACTGGTAATTACAGCCAGCCATAATCCTGGTAAATATTTGGGTTTAAAAGTCAAGGGTTATTTTGGTGGATCGGTACCGCCAGAAGTCACAAAAGAGATAGAAGAGCAGTTGGCGGTGGGAGTACCACTAGCAGCTACCCCAGGTAAGCAAGAGAAATTCGATCCTTGGCCTAGTTATACCCAAGCGTTAGAACGTAAAGTTGATATTGCCAAACTTCGAGAAGCGATCGCATCTGGTAAATTGACGGTATTTGCCGATGTCATGCATGGCGCTGCTGCTACTGGATTGGCGAGACTACTAGGCAATCAAGTCAAAGAAATCAACTCAGAACGCGACCCCCTCTTTGGTGGCGGTGCGCCGGAACCCTTACCTAAATACCTTTCAAAGTTATTTGAAGTCATCAAGACTCACCGAGAAACCGATAAATCAGGTTTAACAGTGGGGTTGGTATTTGATGGAGATTGCGATCGCATTGCAGCAGTGGATGGAGAAGCCAACTTCCTAAGTTCCCAAGTCTTAATCCCGATATTAATCGACCATTTAACCCTGCGGCGCGGTTTTACTGGAGAAATAGTCAAAACTGTTAGTGGTTCCGACTTGATGCCCCTTGTAGCAGCACTACATAACCTCTCAGTCTTTGAGACAGCAGTTGGTTATAAATATATTGCTGACAGAATGTTAGCAGCAAAAGTGTTGCTGGGTGGCGAAGAGTCGGGAGGAATTGGCTATGGTAGCCATATTCCCGAACGCGATGCGCTGCTGTCAGCATTGTACGTCCTAGAGGCGATCGTAGAATCTGGTTTGGATTTAGGTGAGTATTATCGCTACTTACAGAAACAAACAGGGTTTACCTCATCTTACGATCGCATTGATTTACCCTTAGCAAGTATGGAAGTGCGATCGCGTCTTTTGCAACAGCTGCAAACCAAACCCTTAACAGAAATTGCAGGGAAAGCAGTGATTGATTGCCAAACAATTGACGGCTACAAGTATCGCCTCGCGGATAAAAGCTGGTTAATGATTCGGTTTAGCGGGACTGAGCCAGTTTTACGGCTATACTGCGAAGCCTCAACAATTGAACAAGTGCATCAAACTCTTGCTTGGGCGAAACAGTGGGCGGAGTAA
- a CDS encoding type II toxin-antitoxin system RelE/ParE family toxin, with protein sequence MAKLDGLATVLDFLNGLQPKIAAQIAKKVLALNVEPLPADSEQLSGYQGLYRVDSGEYRIIYRYFPDRDLIEVILVGKRNDDDVYKRLKRLLG encoded by the coding sequence ATGGCGAAGCTTGATGGTCTAGCAACTGTTCTTGATTTTCTGAACGGTTTACAGCCTAAAATAGCAGCACAGATTGCAAAAAAGGTTTTGGCTTTGAATGTTGAGCCTTTACCCGCTGATAGTGAGCAGCTATCTGGTTATCAGGGTTTATATCGAGTTGATAGTGGTGAATATCGAATTATTTACAGGTATTTTCCCGATCGCGATTTAATAGAAGTGATTTTAGTCGGTAAGCGCAATGATGATGATGTTTACAAAAGATTGAAGCGTTTACTCGGTTAA
- a CDS encoding type II toxin-antitoxin system Phd/YefM family antitoxin, producing MSKIVKIAMQTYTLTDARNKHGEVFDKAATEPVLLTKQSRPSHVIISAESYQKLMNRLEELEDMVFGQAAEVALSHSKMIGTEAFTSALEHLANGEA from the coding sequence ATGTCTAAAATAGTCAAAATTGCTATGCAGACCTACACTCTCACAGATGCTCGTAACAAACACGGTGAGGTTTTTGACAAGGCTGCTACTGAGCCAGTTCTACTAACTAAGCAATCACGACCTAGCCACGTGATTATTTCAGCCGAGAGCTACCAAAAATTAATGAATCGGCTGGAAGAATTAGAGGATATGGTTTTCGGTCAAGCTGCTGAAGTTGCTCTGAGTCACTCCAAAATGATTGGTACAGAGGCTTTTACATCTGCATTAGAGCATTTAGCTAATGGCGAAGCTTGA
- a CDS encoding choice-of-anchor D domain-containing protein produces MAGTTYYVSATGSDKNNGLNKDSAFLNLGRAVYEMKAGDTLYVMNGNYQMKGVTLFNLNGSPDNWTTIKAYPGATPKITTTGSGINILSSSYVRIEGLDIKGNRENVTLEYALQEKDNLNNPLTNSNGIAATAWKNADGIGGTNPHHIVITGNTIRNFPGGGIAFSNSDYITVEKNIVSGNAWYSPHGNQGITSLNSFNFDNNTTDYRMIFRDNIVYDNQSLVPWKNGGADKITEGHGIMLDTTNVSKDNVDYTGKALIANNITYNNGGAGINVFEATNVDVINNTAYKNAQVLTDSGEIGVTYSENVRVYNNILYASDNQNANRIKYATNVTFDRNLVYNSNLFQASDNLNATGLQNLLGQDPQFVDPANKNFALKSESVAIDGGSNAFNSITKKTPHDGDGNGSTVIDIGAYEAPRSSSKTPEIQVLNGTVNIIDGNTAINFGETLVGEPLSKTFTIKNTGIAVLNLSNLKLPDGFSLVGTLPTSLAVNASTNIVVALNPTTPGIYSGSLSLNNNDINESPFDFAISGTVSTPEIQVLNGTVNITDGNTTTINFGETTVGDALTKTFTIKNTGTGALKLSSLKLPNGFSLVGTLPTSVAVNASTTISVALKPTTASTYSGSLVLNNNDIDESPFDFAISGIVRPAPVPEIQVLNGTNSNDTFIIQRGDGNYSITNFGGVGTSSNPSAAVVAKIDTLQFIGTELTARNLQLTQNGSNLEVSFGNVANTKVTLQNFKLENLDNLAASTTRPAIGNIIFDREASITKSFDVINANSTQPYISTANTVTFLNDLNNNISGFYSSNDVINGQGGNDTINGSGGDDLLRGVTGNDLLIGGQGNDTLVGGIGADSFLYDTNSIFNSAVVGIDTIADFNRSSGDKIVLDKTTFIAITSVAGTGFSNASDFQISSLGALSNAVIVYDSMTGQLLYNQNGSAAGLGTGGLFAQLTGSPYVAASDFIIQA; encoded by the coding sequence ATGGCTGGCACAACATACTACGTTTCTGCAACAGGCAGTGATAAAAATAATGGCTTAAATAAAGATTCTGCATTTCTCAACTTGGGTAGAGCCGTGTATGAGATGAAAGCAGGCGACACGCTCTACGTCATGAATGGAAATTATCAAATGAAAGGGGTTACGCTTTTTAACTTGAATGGCTCACCAGATAACTGGACAACAATAAAAGCTTATCCAGGGGCTACGCCTAAGATAACAACAACGGGAAGTGGTATTAATATATTGAGTTCATCCTACGTGCGGATTGAAGGACTTGATATAAAAGGCAATCGAGAAAACGTCACTCTCGAATATGCCTTACAAGAGAAGGATAACCTTAATAACCCCTTGACTAATAGTAATGGTATTGCTGCTACTGCATGGAAAAACGCTGATGGTATAGGTGGTACTAATCCCCATCATATTGTCATCACTGGTAACACAATCCGTAACTTTCCAGGTGGAGGTATAGCATTCAGTAATTCAGACTATATAACTGTTGAGAAAAATATTGTGTCTGGAAACGCTTGGTATTCGCCTCACGGAAATCAGGGCATAACCTCTCTCAACAGTTTTAATTTTGATAACAATACCACTGACTACAGAATGATTTTTCGAGACAATATTGTCTACGATAACCAAAGTTTAGTTCCGTGGAAAAACGGTGGCGCCGACAAAATCACCGAGGGACATGGAATTATGCTTGATACTACCAATGTCAGCAAAGATAATGTTGACTATACAGGTAAAGCATTAATTGCAAATAACATCACTTATAACAACGGGGGTGCAGGCATTAATGTTTTTGAAGCTACTAATGTTGATGTTATCAACAACACAGCTTACAAGAATGCCCAGGTTCTTACAGATTCTGGAGAGATTGGTGTTACTTACTCGGAAAATGTACGTGTCTACAACAACATTTTGTATGCAAGCGACAATCAAAATGCTAACAGAATTAAGTATGCTACAAATGTCACCTTCGATCGCAATCTCGTTTATAACTCGAACCTATTCCAAGCTTCAGATAATTTAAATGCTACAGGGCTACAGAATCTTTTGGGTCAAGATCCTCAATTCGTTGATCCAGCCAACAAGAATTTTGCACTTAAATCTGAAAGTGTTGCGATCGATGGTGGCTCTAATGCCTTCAATAGCATCACTAAAAAGACTCCTCATGATGGTGATGGGAATGGCAGTACAGTCATTGATATTGGTGCATACGAGGCTCCTCGCAGCTCTAGCAAAACCCCAGAAATTCAAGTTCTTAATGGCACAGTTAATATTATTGATGGCAACACCGCTATTAACTTTGGCGAAACCCTTGTTGGTGAACCCTTAAGCAAAACTTTTACTATCAAGAACACTGGTATAGCTGTACTCAACCTGAGTAATCTTAAACTTCCCGACGGATTTAGTTTGGTCGGAACTCTTCCAACGAGCCTGGCCGTCAATGCTTCCACCAATATAGTAGTGGCACTCAACCCCACTACACCCGGCATCTATAGTGGCAGCCTCAGTTTAAACAACAACGATATTAATGAAAGCCCCTTTGACTTTGCTATTAGTGGCACAGTTAGTACCCCGGAAATTCAAGTTCTCAATGGCACTGTTAACATTACAGATGGCAACACCACCACCATTAACTTTGGTGAAACGACTGTTGGTGACGCCTTGACCAAAACCTTTACTATCAAGAACACTGGTACAGGCGCACTCAAGCTGAGTAGTCTTAAACTTCCAAACGGATTTAGTTTGGTCGGAACTCTTCCAACGAGCGTGGCTGTTAATGCTTCTACCACCATATCTGTAGCACTCAAGCCCACTACAGCTAGCACTTATAGTGGCAGCCTCGTTTTAAACAACAACGATATTGATGAAAGCCCCTTTGACTTTGCCATTAGTGGCATAGTCAGACCCGCTCCTGTCCCGGAAATTCAAGTTCTCAATGGCACTAACTCGAATGATACCTTTATTATCCAACGAGGCGATGGCAATTACAGCATCACCAATTTTGGTGGTGTAGGTACTAGTTCAAACCCTTCGGCTGCGGTGGTTGCCAAGATAGACACCTTGCAATTTATTGGGACTGAATTGACTGCGAGAAATCTGCAATTAACTCAAAATGGCAGCAATTTAGAAGTCAGCTTTGGAAATGTGGCTAATACAAAAGTCACTCTGCAAAACTTTAAGTTAGAAAACTTAGACAACTTAGCCGCATCGACAACAAGACCTGCCATCGGCAATATCATATTTGACCGAGAAGCCAGCATTACCAAAAGCTTTGATGTGATTAATGCCAACTCCACTCAACCGTATATTTCTACAGCAAATACTGTCACTTTCCTCAATGACTTGAACAATAACATCAGCGGTTTTTACAGTTCCAATGATGTGATTAATGGTCAAGGGGGTAATGATACTATCAATGGCAGTGGTGGTGACGACCTGCTGCGGGGTGTTACTGGCAACGATCTTCTGATTGGTGGACAAGGCAATGATACTCTTGTGGGTGGTATCGGTGCTGACTCTTTCCTCTACGACACCAATTCCATCTTTAATAGCGCTGTTGTGGGTATTGATACCATCGCTGACTTCAATCGCTCCAGTGGTGATAAGATTGTCCTCGATAAGACTACCTTTATTGCTATTACTTCTGTTGCGGGAACGGGTTTTAGTAACGCCAGCGATTTTCAAATCAGCAGTTTAGGGGCACTTAGCAATGCTGTGATTGTTTACGACTCGATGACTGGGCAGTTACTTTACAATCAAAATGGTAGCGCTGCTGGTTTAGGCACTGGTGGTCTATTCGCACAACTTACTGGTTCGCCTTATGTTGCTGCCTCTGACTTCATCATTCAAGCATAG
- a CDS encoding HNH endonuclease signature motif containing protein — MVNIEDKELKELFAFADTIGNKRYHRLTHKDFETYRKFDYWRYINGDFECGTTQESKDWVRENSNWYCPICGSHYSDKGGKTIDHKLPRSQYPWLSMEFRNLWVICQVCNKEKSEMHWYKYEHYIFVHYPNLYPAVKMARPSQLLQSLKD, encoded by the coding sequence ATGGTTAACATTGAAGACAAAGAACTTAAAGAATTATTTGCGTTTGCGGATACAATTGGCAACAAGCGTTATCACAGGCTAACTCATAAAGATTTTGAAACTTATAGGAAATTCGATTATTGGCGTTATATTAATGGTGATTTTGAGTGTGGAACAACTCAAGAAAGTAAAGATTGGGTAAGAGAAAATTCTAACTGGTATTGTCCAATTTGTGGATCTCACTACTCTGACAAAGGTGGTAAGACAATAGATCACAAGCTACCTCGGTCACAGTATCCTTGGTTATCAATGGAATTCAGGAATTTATGGGTCATTTGCCAGGTTTGTAACAAAGAAAAGAGTGAAATGCATTGGTATAAATATGAACACTATATATTTGTTCACTATCCGAATCTTTATCCTGCTGTGAAAATGGCACGCCCTAGCCAGTTACTCCAGTCTCTAAAGGATTAA
- a CDS encoding thioredoxin family protein: MSLAVIKFSSEECGICHKMSFYDKKVAEELGLEFIDVKMQDTNAYRKYRKILLTQYPDKSEMGWPTYIICNSPEGEFQIVGEVKGGHPKGEFRSRLQEVLDSTANQN, from the coding sequence ATGAGTTTAGCTGTAATTAAGTTCTCTTCAGAAGAGTGCGGCATCTGCCACAAAATGTCTTTTTATGACAAAAAGGTGGCTGAAGAACTGGGTTTAGAATTTATCGATGTAAAAATGCAAGATACGAATGCTTACCGCAAGTATCGCAAGATTTTATTGACTCAATATCCCGATAAATCAGAAATGGGATGGCCTACTTACATCATCTGCAATTCTCCAGAGGGGGAATTTCAGATTGTTGGTGAAGTAAAAGGAGGTCATCCCAAAGGGGAGTTTAGAAGCCGTCTGCAAGAGGTTCTGGATTCCACAGCTAATCAGAACTAA